ATTATTTGTTCAGTTTCCTTTGATGTCATAGCTCTTCACTTATAATTATTGTTCTAAAACCGGCTTAAGTATAGCTTATTATTTAGAGTAGAGTAGAGTATTTTTCGAAATAAGATCACGTCAGTAAGAGATGCGTTTGGGACGCTAGGAAACTTATCTTAAACTCTCCAGTGAGAGAACAAGACGTAGTATTAGTGGATTTCTGTGCTCCTTGTGGCGTATCCTTCATAGCTTTATTTCGTCGGGATCTCCGTTGGGGGTAAACCCCCTGACACATCGCCATTacaagataaaaataaatttcCCCTCCGCTCGACCGACCATTTTCCGCTTCCTGCGACCCATCATCTTTGACGAGTCGTTTGTTTTACCGTGTCtataaatagttaatggcctgacgtttcgaccctagcagagtctttctcgaaggctaaatgacaacacaacaaacatgaacaggtaactaagtgaaacataagcagtgaagtggaaatataTGAATGGGGTtggaaagcatacataaaaaagcagggggtaaacaattaatagggggacaaaaaggggggggggggtgaagggaagggactggcttgaccacaagcaagtagatggaaacacaaaggacaacatcaagggtggtgaggttgggtaaaaagtaatttatcagtgaatgaggctcaggctaaaaggctatggggaaaaaaggagacggcaaaacaaaaggtttattagtcgtttccttcttggatgttcagaccatggggttgaatggtctggaggcgtctaatccagagtttctccctactcaaacgcacagtctctctgtggttgcctagtgcctctatgccctgtaaaatcatgtcagaaatggagtgattaggaagattgaagttatgacctacaggtgtatctagcttttgggtcttgactgtagatctgtggccgtagaaacgcctcttgagtgtagttcttgtttcacctatatattgaacaccacatgactctgcaagatatgagataaatgagattagtggtggtgcaggtgacatgaccccttgtcttatgggtggtaccgccggtgttactggtgaaggagtccgattccctgatgcgttgtctacagacgatgcatttggagatgttggaatacctaaaagttccctgtggtagagggggattaacatcatcattaatgggagggacttctgctcggacaatgatacccctgagacttggtgggcgtctgtaggcaactatgggttcttcctgcacagcacgttgaagtcgatctgatgtgtgaagaatatgatggttagaactggttattttacgaatgggaggaagtgaggggtggaaagtgacaacaaaaggaactttccccgttggactctgttgtttcttgggtcctttggaaagtactgactcccTAGAACGAGCCTTGACTTTCTGGATAGCTCGATGGACTGCTAGAGAGCTATGACCCCTGGAAACAAGGTGTTTCTTAAGTTCCTGTGAGTGGTGGATAAAATCAGAATCATTAGAACAGATTCGACGGAGTCTGAGGGCCTGAATGTAGGCTATGCTGGTTTTGCAGTGTCGGGGGTGACAGCTAGTGGAATGTAGGTATTGGTGTTTATCTGTGGGTTTAACGAAGAGATCTGTGGTTAAGCCTTCATCCGTCTTGAGAACCTTGACATCCAGAAAGTGTGTATCCTTGGTTGAGTATTCGCTCGTGAATTTGATGGTCCTGTGGAAGGAATTTATGTGATTAATGAAAGCTTTGAGGCTTGCTTCATCGCTTGTCCAGATGAAAAAGATGTCATCGATATAGCGCCACCAGACGCAGGGACGGCAAGGGGCTGATGCCAACATGCTCTGTTCAAGATGGCTCATGAAAAGGCACGCCATTGATGGTGCCATACGTGTGCCCATTGCAGTGCCCTGTACCTGTAGGAAATTCTTACCCatgaaagaaaagttgttttttgttagaacaTGTTGCATGAGGGATACAACGTCTTAAATGGGCGGTGATGTGTGACCACTCTTAGCCAGAGCTGAAGAGCAGGCAGCAATCCCTTCATCTTGGGAAATGTTGGTGTATAGAGAGGTTACATCAAAAGTACCGATGATGGCTGTGTTAGGGACCTGCTTCTGAATACCTGCGATTTTGCGGAGAAAATCTGGAGTGTCATGAATGTATGATGGAATCTGCGGCATTAACGGCTTGAgaaaactgtcaacaaaaagagaaatgttCTCAGTGGGGGAACCATTGCCAGATATGATGGGTCTTCCTGGGTTGTCTGGTTTATGTATCTTTGGAAGGAGGTAAAACCTGGCTGTTCTACAGTCGACCAGGGAGAGAAACTTGTGAGCTTTCTTGGAGAGGTTGTCACGGTCATGCATTTCGTCCAGTGTTTGTTGAATCTCCTTTGATAAGGTGCCTGTTGGATCAGTGTCAAGTGGTTTATAATTAGTTTGGTTGTTCAGTTGTCTCATGGCTTCATCGATGTATTGCTGGCGGCCCATGACAACTACAGCAGAGCCCTTGTCGGCTGGCTTGATGATGATGTCTTTCCGTGCTCGTAGAGTCTTCAGAGCCTCACGCTCTTCTCTAGGGAGGTTGTCATGAGTCCTGTGGGTAGAATGATCATTCGAGTTAATTTGTGAACTAACAACCTGCACGTAAGTTTCAAGGGAAGGAACACGGTTCTTAggtggtacccatttactcttGCAGTAAAATGGCTCAGGATCCATGGGTGATGAGTCGAGGAAGAATTCACGGAGTCGAATTCTACGGTAGTAGTCAGTAAGGTCCTGACTAAGCTCAGCCTGATTAACTGTGGGAGGAGTGGGGCAGAAGTTGAGTCTCTTGGAGAGAAGGTCATTTTCTGCATCTGAAAGGGTACATGGTGAGAGGTTAATTACTGTGGATTGAGGGGCCGACGGTTCAGCTTCAGTGGGTACATTGCGTTTGAATCGTCTCCGTCTGTGATGCTGCTGTTTGAAGACAAGACGACCAATCTTGCCATTTCTCCTAGAAATCAGAACATATTCAAGTTTAGTTAAACCAGCATCGATCTCACTGTTGAATTGCTCAAAACGGGCACTTGAGCAGATGGACCGAAGTTCCGCTTCAAGATAGGATATATCTCGGTTGAAGCTGTTGAGACAAACATCACAGTGTTCTGTTAGAATACGAATGAGACTAAGTGAAGTACTATGGAGTGTGTTGTTCCACTGTCTGCGGAGTGGGGTACACAAGGACCCAAGGGCTGGGTCAAATTTCACCTGTAAACGTGTGGGAATGAAACGGGTTAGATACGAATAACGTAGTGCTTTCTCTTTTAGTTTCCTAAGTTCCTGAAACAAGCGAACGCAACTTTGGTTAGACAtggtgaaaaagaaaacaaacaggaACAAATCTGCAGAGAAaagcaataaaaaaatgttaataaaCTGAGGCTGGCGGTAACACCAAGGGATGATAATCTAAAGAGGAGTAGGGGTGGTTCTGATATGTTAAGTTGACAAAGACATGAAGAAACTGGGGGAGGAAAACAACATTAATATACAAAAGGGAAGTGCACTAAAAAGGAAACAGATTTTAGTGAAAATGCAGGGTGTATAGAGTAAACCTGCAGGGGGAGAAAAACTGTGGTTAATTAT
The sequence above is drawn from the Asterias rubens chromosome 9, eAstRub1.3, whole genome shotgun sequence genome and encodes:
- the LOC117294729 gene encoding uncharacterized protein LOC117294729 is translated as MSNQSCVRLFQELRKLKEKALRYSYLTRFIPTRLQVKFDPALGSLCTPLRRQWNNTLHSTSLSLIRILTEHCDVCLNSFNRDISYLEAELRSICSSARFEQFNSEIDAGLTKLEYVLISRRNGKIGRLVFKQQHHRRRRFKRNVPTEAEPSAPQSTVINLSPCTLSDAENDLLSKRLNFCPTPPTVNQAELSQDLTDYYRRIRLREFFLDSSPMDPEPFYCKSKWVPPKNRVPSLETYVQVVSSQINSNDHSTHRTHDNLPREEREALKTLRARKDIIIKPADKGSAVVVMGRQQYIDEAMRQLNNQTNYKPLDTDPTGTLSKEIQQTLDEMHDRDNLSKKAHKFLSLVDCRTARFYLLPKIHKPDNPGRPIISGNGSPTENISLFVDSFLKPLMPQIPSYIHDTPDFLRKIAGIQKQVPNTAIIGTFDVTSLYTNISQDEGIAACSSALAKSGHTSPPI